The Cupriavidus necator DNA window ACCGCGCGCTGGACAATGAAGCCTTTCCCTTTGCCGTGCGCCGCTGCACGCCGACGATCGGCGCCGATGTCGAAGGCATCGATTTCCGCGAGCCGCTGGACGACGACACCTATCTCTCACTGCGCCGCGCACTGCTGAAGTACAAGGTGCTGTTCTTCCGCAAGCAGGCAATCACGCCGGCCCAGCACGTGGCCGTGGCGCGCCGCTTCGGCGAGCTGGAAGTGCATCCGATGTTTACCAACCACCCGGAACATCCCGAACTGGTTGTATTCGGGCGCGATGGCACGACGCGCGGGCGCGAGAACCTTTACCACTCGGACGTTAGTTGGCGTGAGATCCCGTCGATGGGTTCGATGCTGCGCTGCGTGGAGTGCCCGGAGGTCGGCGGCGATACCATGTGGATCAATATGGCCGCGGCCTATGAAAACCTGCCGCAGGACATGAAGGCCCGCATCGCCAACCTGAAGGCCGTGCACGACGCCATGCCGACCTTCGGCTCGGCGCTGAACGAAGAAAAATACGCGGAGATGCGCGCCAAGTATCCGCCGATGGTGCACCCGGTGGTACGCACGCACCCGGAAACCGGCGAAAAGATCCTGTTCGTCAACGAAGCCTTCACCACGCATTTCGCCAACTTCGTCAAGGAAGCGCCATATCGCATCGGCTCCGACTACCGCCCGGCCGAACTGGACCTGCTGCAGTACCTGTACCGCCAGGCCGCCGCGCCAGAGTACCAGGTGCGCCTGCGCTGGCAGCCGGACACCATCGCGCTCTGGGACAACCGCTCCACGCAACACTACGCGGTGCAGGATTACTTCCCGGCCGTGCGCCATATGAACCGCGCCACCATCATCGGCGACCGCCCGGTCTGACCGTCCCCACCCAAAGCCAATCCGAGGCAACCGGCATGAACATCGTCGACAAGTTCTATATCAATGGCAAGTGGGTGCAGCCCGCAGCGGGCGCGACCCAGGCCGACATCATCGATCCTGCCACCGAAGCGGTCGCGGGCACGCTCGCCATGGGCACCGCGGCGGACGTGGACCAGGCCGTGGGCGCGGCGCGCGCAGCCTTCCCGGCCTGGTCGGTGTCCACGCGTGAAACACGCATCGCCCTGCTTGAGCGCATCATCGCCGCCTACCAGGCGCGCATGGGCGACCTGGCGCAGGCGGTGCGCCAGGAGATCGGCGCACCGATTACGCTGGCCACCAATCTGCAGGCCGCGATCGGCCTGGCACAGCTGCAGGCAACGCTGCAGGCGCTGCGCGACTTCGAGTTCGAAACCACCCGCGGCAACAGCTGCATCCTGCGCGAGGCCATCGGCGTGGCGGCGCTGATCACGCCGTGGAACTGGCCGCTGAACCAGATCGCGGCCAAGGTGGCGCCGGCGCTGGCGGCGGGTTGCACCGTGGTGCTCAAGCCATCCGAGATCGCGCCGCTGGACGCCCGGATCTTCGCCGAGATCATGGATGCCGCGGGTACGCCGCCGGGTATCTTCAACATGATCTATGGCGAGGGCCGCGCGGTGGGGGCCGCGCTGTCGTCGCATCGCGACGTCGACATGGTGTCGATCACCGGCTCGACCCGCGCCGGCGTGGAAGTGGCCATCAGCGCCGCGCCCACGGTCAAGCGCGTGGCGCAGGAGCTGGGCGGCAAGTCGCCGATGATCATCCTGGACGATGCCGACCTGCAGGCGGCGGTGACCAGCGGCGTGGCGCAGTGCACGGTCAACACCGGACAGACCTGCATCGCGCCGACGCGCATGCTGGTGCCGCGCTCGCGCTATGAGCAGGCCGTGCAGATTGCCGCCGCCGTCGCCAACGCGGTCAAGGTGGGCGACCCGTCCGACCCCGAAACCAAGATGGGCCCGATCTCCAACCGCGGCCAGT harbors:
- a CDS encoding TauD/TfdA dioxygenase family protein, which translates into the protein MQATAATTISPEAYRALDNEAFPFAVRRCTPTIGADVEGIDFREPLDDDTYLSLRRALLKYKVLFFRKQAITPAQHVAVARRFGELEVHPMFTNHPEHPELVVFGRDGTTRGRENLYHSDVSWREIPSMGSMLRCVECPEVGGDTMWINMAAAYENLPQDMKARIANLKAVHDAMPTFGSALNEEKYAEMRAKYPPMVHPVVRTHPETGEKILFVNEAFTTHFANFVKEAPYRIGSDYRPAELDLLQYLYRQAAAPEYQVRLRWQPDTIALWDNRSTQHYAVQDYFPAVRHMNRATIIGDRPV
- a CDS encoding aldehyde dehydrogenase family protein, whose product is MNIVDKFYINGKWVQPAAGATQADIIDPATEAVAGTLAMGTAADVDQAVGAARAAFPAWSVSTRETRIALLERIIAAYQARMGDLAQAVRQEIGAPITLATNLQAAIGLAQLQATLQALRDFEFETTRGNSCILREAIGVAALITPWNWPLNQIAAKVAPALAAGCTVVLKPSEIAPLDARIFAEIMDAAGTPPGIFNMIYGEGRAVGAALSSHRDVDMVSITGSTRAGVEVAISAAPTVKRVAQELGGKSPMIILDDADLQAAVTSGVAQCTVNTGQTCIAPTRMLVPRSRYEQAVQIAAAVANAVKVGDPSDPETKMGPISNRGQYDKVQRLIGVGIEEGARVAAGGPGRPDGLQRGFYARPTIFADVRNDMTIAREEIFGPVICLLPYDSEEEAVAIANDTEFGLAAYIASSDAARARKLAARLRAGSVRINGATMDLTAPFGGYKTSGNGREYGPEGIAEFLETKTVTG